A stretch of the Serratia marcescens genome encodes the following:
- the fliR gene encoding flagellar biosynthetic protein FliR — MLTFDSAQLTVWLSHYFWPLLRILALISTAPIFSEKQISKKVKIGLGGLIVILIAPTLPASNIPIFSAAGLWLAIQQILIGVALGLTMQFAFAAVRLAGEVIGMQMGLSFATFFDPSGGPNMPVLARLLNLLAMLLFLSFDGHLWLISLLADSFHTLPVQTQPLNGNGFLVLTQVGSLIFINGMMLALPLICLLLTLNMALGLLNRMTPQLSVFVIGFPVTMTFGIMTLGMMMPMLAPFCEHLFGEIFDRLAAVIGGMTF, encoded by the coding sequence GTGCTCACCTTCGACAGCGCCCAGCTCACCGTCTGGCTCAGCCACTATTTTTGGCCGCTGCTGCGCATTCTGGCGCTGATCAGCACCGCGCCGATATTCAGCGAAAAGCAAATCAGCAAAAAGGTCAAAATCGGCCTTGGCGGGCTGATCGTCATTCTGATCGCGCCAACGCTGCCCGCCAGCAATATCCCGATCTTCTCCGCCGCCGGCCTGTGGCTGGCGATTCAACAGATTCTGATCGGCGTGGCGCTGGGATTGACCATGCAGTTTGCCTTCGCGGCGGTGCGCCTGGCGGGCGAAGTGATCGGCATGCAGATGGGCCTGTCGTTCGCCACCTTCTTCGATCCCAGCGGCGGCCCGAACATGCCGGTGCTGGCGCGCCTGCTCAACCTGCTGGCGATGCTGCTGTTCCTCAGCTTCGACGGCCATCTGTGGCTGATTTCGCTGCTGGCGGACAGCTTCCACACCCTGCCTGTCCAAACGCAGCCTCTGAACGGCAATGGCTTCCTGGTGCTGACCCAGGTCGGCTCGCTGATCTTCATCAACGGCATGATGCTGGCGCTGCCGCTGATCTGCCTGCTGTTGACGCTGAACATGGCGCTCGGCTTGCTCAACCGCATGACGCCGCAGCTGTCGGTCTTTGTGATCGGCTTCCCGGTCACCATGACCTTCGGCATTATGACGCTGGGCATGATGATGCCGATGCTGGCGCCGTTCTGCGAGCATCTGTTCGGTGAAATCTTCGACCGGCTGGCGGCGGTGATCGGCGGCATGACCTTCTAA
- the sra gene encoding stationary-phase-induced ribosome-associated protein codes for MIKAKSNRKARRLFGLTHWKSNKFSVSFTETADGGKWKVVKKKK; via the coding sequence ATGATTAAAGCGAAAAGCAACCGCAAGGCGCGCCGGTTATTCGGTTTGACCCACTGGAAAAGCAACAAATTTAGCGTTTCTTTTACCGAGACGGCCGACGGCGGAAAATGGAAAGTGGTGAAGAAAAAGAAATAA
- the flgL gene encoding flagellar hook-associated protein FlgL, translating into MRMSTSMMYQQNMNGITGNQSLFMKAAEQLSSGKRVINPSDDPLAASRAVMLSQSQAENSQYTLARTFARQNVSMEETVLAGATSTIADMKALIVNAGGTESDNDRQSLATQLQGLKDQLLNQANSTDGNGRYMFGGYVNDKAPFVDNGGTVSYQGGDKTVQQKVDANRTMTIGHTGNAVFMSLTSNPKPEPDGSAPVSNVFESIDIALNALKIPLQGADEATKQQVNDALAKANRGLDNSYNNVLSVRAELGSQLQEMDQLDSIGKERDMTNQVQMSALTDADLAESISSYFMQQAALQASYKTFSDMQGMSLFQMNR; encoded by the coding sequence ATGCGCATGAGCACCAGCATGATGTACCAACAGAACATGAACGGCATCACGGGCAACCAGTCGCTGTTCATGAAGGCGGCCGAGCAGCTTTCCTCCGGCAAGCGGGTGATCAACCCGTCCGACGATCCGCTGGCGGCGTCGCGCGCGGTGATGTTGTCGCAGTCGCAGGCGGAAAACAGCCAATACACGCTGGCGCGCACCTTCGCTCGCCAAAACGTGTCGATGGAAGAAACGGTCTTGGCCGGCGCGACGTCCACTATCGCGGACATGAAGGCGTTGATCGTCAACGCCGGCGGCACGGAAAGCGATAACGACCGTCAGTCGTTGGCCACCCAGCTGCAGGGGCTGAAAGATCAGCTGCTGAACCAGGCCAACAGCACCGACGGCAACGGCCGCTATATGTTCGGCGGATATGTGAACGACAAGGCGCCATTCGTCGACAACGGCGGCACCGTCAGTTATCAGGGCGGGGACAAGACGGTTCAGCAGAAAGTGGACGCCAACCGCACCATGACCATCGGCCATACCGGCAACGCGGTGTTCATGTCGTTGACCAGCAACCCGAAGCCCGAGCCGGACGGCAGCGCGCCGGTCAGCAACGTGTTCGAGAGTATCGATATCGCGCTGAACGCGCTGAAAATCCCGCTGCAGGGCGCCGATGAGGCCACCAAGCAGCAGGTGAACGATGCGCTGGCGAAAGCCAACCGCGGCCTGGACAACTCTTACAACAACGTGCTGAGCGTGCGCGCCGAGCTGGGCAGCCAGCTGCAGGAAATGGATCAGCTGGACAGCATCGGCAAAGAGCGAGACATGACCAACCAGGTCCAGATGAGCGCGTTGACGGATGCCGACCTGGCCGAGTCTATCTCGTCTTATTTCATGCAGCAGGCGGCGCTGCAGGCGTCGTATAAAACCTTCAGCGATATGCAGGGCATGTCGCTGTTCCAGATGAATCGTTAA
- the flgK gene encoding flagellar hook-associated protein FlgK: MSNSLINTAMSGLNAAQVALSTVSNNISNYNVAGYNRQTAILAQNGGMATMSGFIGNGVTVTSVNREYNQFITNQLRGAQSAFGAQNAYYEKISQIDNLLASKTNPLSTNMQDFFTNLQNLVSNAGDDAARQTVLGKANGLVNQFNNTDKFLRDMDNGVNQQISDTAQQINSYGQQIAKLNDEITRLRGSAGGEPNALLDQRDQLVTELNQLVGVQVTQQDGDAYTVSFANGLTLVQGSNTYQVEAVPSSSDPSRLTIGYNRGNGASEVPEGQITSGTLSGVLKFRSETLDGVRNQLGQLALAMADSFNQQHRAGFDLNGDAGGDFFSFSGGRVVDNTRNTGDASLSVAYTDTGKVKANDYRVEFDGSNWQVSRLPDNVKVNATPGTSADGKPTLNFDGLEVSIDGNAQAKDSFTVKPVSDVAGNLKVAITDSSKIAAAGKDDSGRGDNENAKKLLDLQTKNLVDGKATLSGAYAGIVSGVGNQTAAAKAIATSQAKIVTQLGAQQQSMSGVNLDEEYGELLRFQQYYMANAQVIQTASSLFDALLNIR; encoded by the coding sequence ATGTCCAATAGCTTAATCAATACCGCGATGAGCGGGCTGAATGCGGCTCAGGTGGCGCTCAGTACCGTCAGCAACAACATCTCCAACTACAACGTGGCGGGCTACAACCGCCAGACCGCGATCCTGGCGCAGAACGGCGGCATGGCCACCATGAGCGGATTTATCGGCAACGGCGTGACCGTCACCAGCGTCAACCGCGAGTACAACCAGTTCATCACCAACCAGCTGCGCGGCGCGCAAAGCGCGTTCGGGGCGCAAAACGCCTATTACGAGAAGATTTCGCAGATCGATAACCTGCTGGCGAGCAAAACCAACCCGCTGTCGACCAACATGCAGGATTTCTTCACCAACCTGCAGAACCTGGTGAGCAACGCCGGTGACGACGCCGCGCGCCAGACGGTGCTGGGCAAGGCCAACGGCCTGGTGAACCAGTTCAACAACACCGACAAATTCCTGCGCGACATGGACAACGGCGTTAATCAGCAGATCAGCGATACGGCGCAGCAGATTAACAGCTACGGCCAACAGATCGCCAAGCTGAACGACGAGATCACCCGTTTGCGCGGCAGCGCCGGCGGCGAGCCGAATGCGTTGCTGGATCAGCGCGATCAGCTGGTCACCGAGCTGAACCAACTGGTGGGCGTACAGGTCACGCAACAGGACGGCGATGCGTATACCGTCTCCTTCGCCAACGGTTTGACCCTGGTGCAGGGCAGCAACACCTATCAGGTAGAAGCCGTGCCTTCCAGCAGCGATCCTTCCCGTCTGACCATCGGTTATAACCGCGGCAATGGCGCCAGCGAAGTGCCGGAAGGCCAGATCACCAGCGGCACGCTGAGCGGCGTGCTGAAATTCCGCAGCGAAACGCTGGATGGCGTGCGCAATCAGCTGGGCCAGTTGGCGCTGGCGATGGCGGACAGCTTCAATCAGCAGCATCGCGCCGGTTTCGATCTGAACGGTGATGCGGGCGGCGACTTCTTCAGCTTCAGCGGCGGCCGGGTGGTGGATAACACCCGTAACACCGGCGACGCGTCGCTGTCGGTCGCTTACACCGACACCGGCAAGGTGAAGGCCAACGATTACCGCGTCGAGTTCGACGGCAGCAACTGGCAGGTCAGCCGCCTGCCGGACAACGTGAAAGTCAACGCCACGCCGGGCACCAGCGCGGACGGCAAACCGACGCTGAACTTCGACGGGTTGGAAGTGAGCATCGACGGCAATGCGCAGGCCAAAGACAGCTTCACCGTGAAGCCGGTCAGCGACGTGGCGGGTAACCTGAAAGTGGCCATCACCGATTCGTCCAAGATCGCCGCCGCCGGTAAAGACGACAGCGGCCGCGGCGATAACGAAAACGCCAAGAAGCTGCTGGATCTGCAAACCAAAAACCTGGTGGACGGCAAGGCGACCCTGAGCGGCGCTTACGCCGGCATCGTCAGCGGCGTCGGCAACCAGACCGCTGCCGCCAAGGCCATTGCCACGTCGCAGGCCAAGATCGTGACGCAACTGGGCGCGCAACAGCAGTCGATGTCCGGCGTCAACCTTGACGAAGAGTACGGTGAACTGTTGCGTTTCCAACAGTACTACATGGCCAACGCGCAGGTGATTCAGACCGCCAGCTCGCTGTTCGACGCGCTGCTGAATATTCGTTGA
- the flgJ gene encoding flagellar assembly peptidoglycan hydrolase FlgJ, which produces MAGDLMAMSGAAYDAQALNGLKRDAAADPQGNLKQVAQQVEGMFVQMMLKSMRSALPQDGVLSSDQTRLYTSMYDQQIAQQMSQKGLGLADMMVKQMSNANTVPSETAGLSPMALDNEVLQTLPNQALELMVRRAMPKAPPAAAPLSLNNGNFVARLSIPAKVASQQSGIPHQLIVAQAALESGWGQREIPTSDGTPSYNLFGIKAGGSWNGPVTEITTTEFEQGAAKKVKAKFRVYGSYVEAIADYVKLLTNNPRYADVAAARSPEQAAHALQRAGYATDPQYASKLVSVIQQMKNAGEQAVKAYTHDLKDLF; this is translated from the coding sequence ATGGCCGGCGATCTGATGGCGATGTCGGGCGCGGCCTATGACGCCCAGGCGCTGAATGGCCTCAAGCGCGATGCGGCGGCCGACCCGCAGGGCAACCTCAAGCAGGTGGCCCAGCAGGTAGAAGGCATGTTCGTGCAGATGATGCTGAAAAGCATGCGTTCCGCCTTGCCGCAGGACGGGGTATTGAGCAGCGATCAAACGCGGCTCTATACCTCGATGTACGACCAGCAAATCGCCCAGCAGATGTCGCAAAAAGGGCTGGGGCTGGCCGACATGATGGTCAAGCAGATGAGCAACGCCAACACGGTGCCGAGCGAAACGGCGGGCCTGTCGCCGATGGCGCTGGACAACGAGGTGCTGCAAACGTTGCCGAACCAGGCGCTGGAGCTGATGGTGCGCCGCGCGATGCCGAAAGCCCCGCCTGCCGCCGCGCCGCTATCGCTCAACAACGGCAACTTCGTCGCTCGCCTGTCGATACCGGCGAAGGTCGCCAGCCAGCAGAGCGGCATTCCGCATCAGCTGATCGTCGCGCAGGCGGCGCTGGAGTCTGGCTGGGGGCAGCGCGAGATCCCGACCTCAGACGGCACGCCGAGCTACAACCTGTTCGGCATCAAGGCCGGCGGCAGCTGGAACGGGCCGGTGACGGAGATCACCACCACCGAGTTCGAACAGGGCGCGGCGAAGAAGGTGAAGGCGAAGTTCCGCGTCTACGGCTCGTACGTCGAGGCGATCGCCGATTACGTCAAGCTGCTGACCAACAACCCGCGCTACGCCGACGTGGCCGCCGCGCGCAGCCCGGAGCAGGCGGCGCATGCGCTGCAACGCGCCGGGTACGCCACCGACCCGCAGTACGCCAGCAAACTGGTCAGCGTGATTCAGCAGATGAAGAACGCGGGGGAACAGGCGGTGAAAGCTTACACTCACGATCTGAAAGATTTGTTCTAA
- a CDS encoding flagellar basal body P-ring protein FlgI translates to MTKKILMALLIGTMSLPAAAERIRDLVTVQGVRDNALIGYGLVVGLDGSGDQTMQTPFTTQSLSNMLSQLGITVPPGTNMQLKNVAAVMVTAKLPPFSRAGQNIDVVVSSMGNAKSLRGGTLLMTPLKGVDNQVYALAQGNVLVGGAGAAAGGSSVQVNQLAGGRISNGATIERELPTTFGSGGVLNLQLNDEDFTLAQQISDAINRQRGGGTATPLDARTIQVLVPQGNSSQVRFLAEIQNITVNVGAMDAKVIINSRTGSVVMNRDVILDSCAVAQGNLSVVVDRQNTVSQPTTPFGGGQTVVTPNTQISVQQQGGSLQKVNASANLNNVIRALNALGATPIDLMSILQAMQSAGCLRAKLEII, encoded by the coding sequence ATGACAAAAAAAATCCTGATGGCTTTGCTGATCGGAACGATGAGTCTGCCGGCGGCGGCGGAGCGCATCCGCGATCTGGTGACGGTGCAGGGCGTGCGAGACAACGCCCTGATCGGCTACGGCCTGGTGGTGGGGCTGGACGGCTCCGGCGACCAGACCATGCAGACGCCGTTCACCACCCAAAGCCTGAGCAACATGCTGTCGCAGCTGGGCATCACCGTGCCGCCGGGCACCAACATGCAGTTGAAAAACGTGGCGGCGGTCATGGTGACCGCCAAACTGCCGCCGTTCTCACGCGCTGGGCAGAACATCGACGTGGTGGTTTCTTCGATGGGCAACGCCAAGAGCCTGCGTGGCGGCACCCTGCTGATGACGCCGCTCAAAGGCGTGGATAACCAGGTTTATGCGCTGGCGCAGGGCAACGTGCTGGTCGGCGGCGCAGGCGCGGCGGCCGGCGGCAGCAGCGTGCAGGTCAACCAGCTGGCGGGCGGGCGCATCAGCAACGGGGCTACCATCGAGCGTGAGCTGCCGACCACCTTCGGCAGCGGTGGCGTTCTCAACCTGCAGCTAAACGACGAAGATTTCACGCTGGCGCAGCAGATCAGCGACGCCATCAACCGCCAACGCGGCGGCGGCACCGCGACGCCGCTCGACGCCCGCACGATCCAGGTGCTGGTGCCGCAGGGCAACAGCTCTCAGGTGCGCTTCCTGGCGGAGATTCAAAACATCACCGTCAACGTCGGGGCGATGGACGCCAAAGTGATCATCAACTCGCGCACCGGTTCGGTGGTGATGAACCGCGATGTGATCCTCGACTCTTGCGCCGTCGCCCAAGGTAATCTGTCGGTGGTGGTCGATCGGCAGAACACCGTCAGCCAGCCGACGACGCCGTTCGGCGGCGGCCAGACGGTGGTGACGCCAAACACCCAGATTTCGGTGCAACAGCAGGGCGGATCGCTGCAGAAGGTGAACGCCAGCGCCAACCTGAACAACGTGATCCGCGCGCTGAACGCGCTGGGTGCCACGCCTATCGATCTGATGTCGATCCTGCAGGCGATGCAGAGCGCCGGCTGTCTGCGCGCCAAGCTGGAAATCATCTGA
- the flgH gene encoding flagellar basal body L-ring protein FlgH, producing the protein MAILPRQGQRWLAGMVMLTLSGCAYIPHKSLVDGATTAQPAPASAPMPNGSIFQTVQPMNYGYQPLFEDRRPRNVGDTLTIVLQENVSASKSSSANASRNGASKFGVATSPRYLDGLLGNARADMDISGDSTFGGKGGANANNTFNGTITVTVNQVLANGNLHVVGEKQIAINQGTEFIRFSGVVNPRTISGNNSVTSTQVADARIEYVGNGYINEAQTMGWLQRFFLNVSPF; encoded by the coding sequence ATGGCAATCCTGCCGCGGCAGGGACAACGCTGGCTGGCAGGAATGGTGATGCTGACGCTGAGCGGCTGCGCCTATATCCCGCACAAATCGCTGGTGGACGGCGCGACCACGGCGCAGCCCGCGCCGGCCAGCGCGCCGATGCCGAACGGCTCGATCTTCCAGACGGTGCAGCCGATGAACTACGGCTACCAGCCGCTGTTCGAAGACCGCCGTCCGCGCAACGTCGGCGACACCCTGACCATCGTGCTGCAGGAAAACGTCAGCGCCAGCAAAAGCTCCTCCGCCAACGCCAGCCGCAACGGCGCCAGCAAGTTCGGCGTCGCCACCTCGCCGCGTTACCTCGACGGCCTGTTGGGCAATGCGCGCGCCGATATGGACATTTCCGGTGACAGTACCTTCGGCGGCAAGGGCGGCGCCAACGCCAACAACACCTTTAACGGCACCATTACGGTGACGGTCAACCAGGTGCTGGCCAACGGCAACCTGCACGTGGTGGGGGAAAAGCAGATCGCCATCAACCAGGGCACCGAATTCATCCGCTTCTCCGGCGTCGTCAACCCGCGCACCATCAGCGGCAACAACTCGGTCACTTCGACGCAGGTGGCGGACGCACGTATCGAATACGTCGGCAATGGCTATATTAACGAAGCGCAGACCATGGGCTGGCTGCAGCGCTTCTTCTTAAATGTTTCACCGTTTTGA
- the flgG gene encoding flagellar basal-body rod protein FlgG has translation MIPSLWIAKTGLDAQQTNMDVIANNLANVSTNGFKRQRAVFEDLLYQTMRQPGAQSSEQTTLPSGLQIGTGVRPVATERLHSQGNLSQTNNSKDVAIKGQGFFQVMLPDGTQAYTRDGSFQIDQNGQLVTSSGFQVQPAITIPANALSITVGRDGIVSVTQQGQTAAQQVGQLTLTTFVNDSGLESVGENLYQETESSGAPNESTPGLNGAGLLYQGYVETSNVNVAEELVNMIQTQRAYEINSKAVSTSDQMLQKLTQL, from the coding sequence ATGATTCCATCCTTATGGATTGCCAAAACCGGTCTGGATGCGCAGCAGACCAACATGGACGTGATCGCCAACAACCTGGCGAACGTCAGCACCAATGGCTTCAAACGCCAGCGTGCGGTATTTGAAGATCTGCTGTACCAGACCATGCGTCAGCCGGGGGCGCAGTCCTCCGAGCAGACCACGCTGCCTTCCGGTTTGCAGATCGGTACCGGCGTGCGTCCGGTGGCGACCGAGCGCCTGCACAGCCAGGGCAACCTGTCGCAGACCAACAACAGCAAAGACGTCGCCATCAAGGGGCAGGGATTCTTCCAGGTGATGCTGCCGGACGGCACCCAGGCCTATACCCGCGACGGGTCGTTCCAGATCGATCAGAACGGCCAACTGGTGACCTCCAGCGGTTTCCAGGTGCAGCCGGCGATCACCATTCCGGCGAACGCGCTGTCCATCACCGTCGGCCGCGACGGCATCGTCAGCGTCACCCAGCAGGGGCAAACCGCCGCCCAGCAGGTGGGCCAACTGACGCTGACCACGTTCGTCAACGACAGCGGTCTGGAGAGCGTGGGCGAGAACCTGTATCAGGAAACCGAAAGCTCGGGCGCGCCGAACGAGAGCACCCCGGGGCTGAACGGCGCCGGCTTGCTGTATCAGGGTTACGTGGAAACCTCCAACGTCAACGTGGCGGAAGAGCTGGTCAACATGATCCAGACTCAGCGCGCTTACGAGATCAACAGCAAAGCGGTATCGACCTCCGATCAGATGCTGCAAAAGCTGACGCAACTGTAA
- a CDS encoding flagellar basal body rod protein FlgF, with protein MDHAIYTAMGAARQTLEQQSITANNLANASTPGFRAQLAALRAVPVDGPSLATRTLVTASTPGADMSQGALNYTARPLDVALQQDGFLAVSLPGGGEAYTRNGNIQISSTGQLTVQGLPVMGDGGPIEVPPSAEITIAADGTISALNAGDPPNTIAQIGRLKLVKADAREVMRGDDGLFRLTPETQQQRGNQLQNDPQVRVMPGVLEGSNVKPMETMVDMIANARRFEMQMKVIHSVDENEQRANSLLSMS; from the coding sequence ATGGATCACGCGATTTATACCGCGATGGGCGCGGCGCGCCAAACGCTGGAGCAGCAGTCCATCACCGCCAACAACCTGGCCAACGCGTCGACGCCGGGTTTTCGCGCCCAGCTCGCCGCATTGCGCGCGGTGCCGGTCGACGGGCCGAGCCTGGCAACGCGCACGTTGGTGACCGCCTCGACGCCGGGCGCCGACATGAGCCAGGGGGCGCTGAACTACACCGCGCGTCCGCTGGACGTGGCGCTGCAGCAGGACGGTTTCCTGGCGGTGAGCCTGCCGGGTGGCGGTGAGGCCTATACCCGCAACGGCAACATTCAGATTTCCTCCACCGGGCAGTTGACGGTGCAGGGATTGCCGGTGATGGGTGACGGTGGCCCGATCGAGGTGCCGCCGTCGGCGGAGATCACCATCGCGGCCGACGGCACCATTTCGGCGCTGAACGCCGGCGATCCGCCGAACACCATCGCGCAGATCGGCCGCCTGAAGCTGGTGAAAGCCGATGCACGCGAAGTGATGCGCGGTGACGACGGGCTGTTCCGCCTGACGCCGGAAACTCAACAGCAGCGCGGCAATCAGTTGCAAAACGACCCGCAGGTGCGGGTGATGCCGGGCGTGCTGGAGGGCAGCAACGTCAAGCCGATGGAGACTATGGTCGACATGATCGCCAACGCCCGCCGTTTTGAAATGCAAATGAAGGTCATCCACAGCGTGGATGAAAACGAACAGCGTGCCAACTCACTGCTCTCAATGAGTTAA
- the flgE gene encoding flagellar hook protein FlgE, whose translation MAFSQAVSGLNAAATNLDVIGNNIANSATAGFKSGSVSFADMFAGSQVGLGVKVSGITQNFKGGTTTGTSRSLDVAINGNGFFRMQDKDGGIFYTRNGQFKLDENRNLTNMQGLQLTGYPAAGSPPTIQQGANPVPLSIPEGMMNAKASTSGQMVANLMSTHEVPKNKTFDPTKQDSYNYTNTITAYDSLGNAHNINAYFVKTEDNKWQVYTQDGSAAPVNAGTMEFNTSGSLVKTTSTNGAPGEFSMVIPMTAKDGAPAQNFTLSFAGSMQQNVSSDSVSKVSQDGYAAGEYTGYQINNDGTIMGVYSNQQTQLLGQIVMANFSNPEGLASQGDNVWQETGASGQPRVGLAGGGGLGKLTSGALESSNVDLSQELVNMIVAQRNYQSNAQTIKTQDSILQTLVSLR comes from the coding sequence ATGGCTTTTTCTCAGGCAGTCAGCGGCTTGAACGCGGCAGCAACCAACCTTGATGTGATCGGTAACAACATCGCCAACTCCGCGACCGCGGGCTTCAAATCCGGCAGCGTGTCCTTCGCCGACATGTTCGCCGGTTCGCAGGTCGGGCTGGGCGTTAAAGTGTCCGGCATCACCCAGAACTTCAAGGGCGGCACCACCACCGGCACCAGCCGTTCATTGGATGTGGCCATCAACGGCAACGGCTTTTTCCGCATGCAGGATAAAGACGGCGGCATCTTCTATACCCGCAACGGCCAGTTCAAGCTGGACGAAAATCGCAATCTGACCAACATGCAGGGCCTGCAGCTGACCGGTTACCCGGCGGCCGGCTCCCCACCGACCATTCAGCAGGGCGCCAACCCGGTGCCGTTGAGCATTCCTGAAGGCATGATGAACGCCAAGGCGTCCACCTCCGGCCAGATGGTCGCCAACCTGATGTCGACCCATGAAGTGCCGAAAAACAAGACCTTCGATCCGACCAAACAGGACAGCTACAACTATACCAATACCATCACCGCCTACGATTCTCTGGGTAACGCGCACAACATCAACGCCTACTTCGTGAAGACTGAAGACAACAAGTGGCAGGTCTATACCCAGGATGGTAGCGCCGCGCCAGTGAACGCCGGCACCATGGAGTTCAACACCAGCGGCAGCCTGGTGAAAACCACCAGCACCAACGGTGCGCCGGGCGAGTTCAGCATGGTGATCCCGATGACCGCCAAAGACGGTGCGCCGGCGCAAAACTTTACCCTGAGCTTCGCTGGCAGCATGCAGCAGAACGTGAGCAGCGACTCGGTGAGCAAAGTATCGCAGGACGGTTATGCCGCCGGTGAATACACGGGCTATCAGATCAACAACGACGGCACCATCATGGGGGTCTATTCCAACCAGCAGACCCAGCTGTTGGGCCAGATCGTCATGGCTAACTTCTCCAACCCGGAAGGGCTGGCGTCGCAGGGCGATAACGTTTGGCAGGAAACCGGCGCGTCCGGCCAGCCGCGTGTCGGTCTTGCGGGCGGCGGCGGCTTAGGAAAGCTGACCAGTGGCGCGCTGGAATCTTCCAACGTCGATCTGAGCCAGGAGCTGGTGAACATGATCGTCGCGCAGCGTAACTACCAGTCCAACGCCCAGACCATCAAGACGCAGGACTCCATACTGCAGACGCTGGTTAGCCTGCGCTAA